Sequence from the Rutidosis leptorrhynchoides isolate AG116_Rl617_1_P2 chromosome 3, CSIRO_AGI_Rlap_v1, whole genome shotgun sequence genome:
CCGTTGTTATATACTCAGGAGCCATGTAGCCTAACGTTCCAGCTAAACCCGTCGTTTGTGGGCCCAACTCATGTTCCATGAAACGGGCCAACCCAAAGTCTCCAAGCTTCACATTAAACGACGAATCAAGCATGATATTACTCGGTTTAATATCTCGATGCACCACACATTGTTTCCACTCTTCGTGTAAATAAAGTAACGCTGAGGCTAACCCCATCGCAATTTTATACCTCACGTCCCATTTTAGACCATTTTTTTGACCGAATAGGTGCGAATCAAGGCTTCCATTTGGCATATACTCGTAAACTAGCAAAAATTGAGTTTCATCATGACACCAACCAAGAAGTTGCACTAAGTTTCGGTGTCTTAAACTACTATTAATCTTTACTTCAGTCATGAATTCTTTTTTCCCCTGTTTTGAACCCTGCGAAATTTTTTTGACAGCAATCGCAATTGCTTGACATGGTAAAAAACCTTTGTAAACACACCCGAATCCTCCTTCACCCAATTTTTGATCATTGGAAAAGTTATTCGTAGCCAAAATGagatcaccataagaaaacctttTAGCGGACCCACTTTCAAAATCGTCGTTTATCATTGATGTCAATGAAACTGTTTCTAGTTTTTCCGGTGTAGTTTTCCTTTTTCGTTTCGATAATTTAACACATGATATAATAATACCTCCAATAATTAGAACACCAAGTGGGATGGATAAGGCAACTGCAAGTTTCCATTTTTTTGAATCTTTGTTACTTTTTTCTACTATATTCAAGCTCGAATCGAATTTCCAATATTCAAGCGTATGTTGTTCGACATAGTTACCAGTAGCAGCCGAAAATCCAATTACGACCCACTCAGTAACAACTTCCCTTAAGTCAACTTGATACGAAAGACTCGAATTTTCATCCCCATAGCCCCAAATCAGGTCTAGAATTTTTGTAGTACTATTATACGTAATCCAAGCATCCGTACGTTGTCTACTATGTATACTAGCATTCCAAGCCGTATAATTAGCAGAATGAAGCGAGTTCTTGTTGATACTCACATGTCCAGTTGGAGGGTCCCACTCAGTATTCACAAAAGTATCAAACTCAACGAAAATCATTTGATTAAGTGGCGAATCAGTGTACGTTCTGTTGACTAGGCCTAAAAAACCAGCAGCCGAATTGGGTGGGATTTGGAAGGTTTCTGGTGCTAAAAAGAATGTGATCCCATCACCATAAATCGAAGCGTTTAATGTATCAACCGTGAAAATGAAATGAGTCGTGAAATCTGTGAGTTTTCGGGATTTTTTGTCCCAAATATGGACTGGATCGGCGTATTTGGCTTGGCCCACACGAGTGAAGTAATTGACGTCGTTGAAGTGTATGGTGCCGTCATCAGAAGGTGCGGCATCACCTGAATAGACGATATTTGTTGCATCGTTAGCAAAAGTTGTGATCTCGAACGATACTGATTTAGAAAACGGAAAGAATAGTAATAAACAACTGAGTAGTATCATGAGAATGATGCAAGAAGTTTTATGTAAGGGGACCATGATTGAGCAAAACTGTATGCGGATTAGGAGATGTTTGTGTAATTGAAATGCATTTAATCATGTTTAAAGATAATATGATCCAAAGAATTAGTGATAATACATGTTGGAATATGTCATTATCTAGGATATTTTAACCATTTCCTTAAGTTTCTATGATGGTAAGAATGAAGACTTTTGTGTATTAGAAATTGAATATTTTAAACCGCCAAAATAGAATGTGAAACCCTTTAGTATCGTGACTAGATATTAAAGTAAAATGGGGATATTCTGGTGGAGGTAGAAATGTTGGTGAAAAGACAACCGTGTTTCGTGGAAACTAACACAGCATTCGATTAACGTTTGATTTGGTGATCTTACTAGCATTATAAATTATAAAGTAGAATTATTCATGAGTAGTGATTTTTTATGTTATATAGAGTCTTGCCTTTTTAAAGATGTAAAAAGGCTTATTATAATTACTCTTGTTTTTTTATCCTAAGAAATAGTCATAGTCATAATACTAAAAAGAACCCGGATAATtgccgtgtatatatatatatatatatatatatatatatatatatatatatatatatatatatatatatatatatatatatatatatatcttactaaACATTTCCAATCCAACTCttctattaaaatatatagtaaaaTAAAGGAATTGTGCAGACAAAAGGACGCAAAAATGGGTAAGATAATACAATATACCTGTTCAGAATCGCTGCAGTTTCCTGTGCACCAACCCattaacgaaacagtttaatgatatgttttaggtattaagtgaacgtaaatattaaagttatttagtttaatgacccgtggaattacagagtccgactaagaaactcgtcagctgaacatttcatcaaacacctaaaatacatattatacaatccacatccaatcataagagatgatattggttgtcattttattttaaaagtgtaaatcaaaatataaatttagaattgatttTCTTCTGCCTAGCATTTATACCTtcgcgtactcaattcaaaataattaattaaaataattcaaaattatttaatcttaataattaaaatagttattaataagatttaataataataattaattaataagatttaattttaaatcaaaatatttagattaatgacatcacctaccatgcttagatttttttctttttctttttgattttttcttaataaagaaattagcctaataatgacatcatcattttagcattttaatattaactatactagtgaaatgacccgtgaaatcacgggtttgtttaaacgaaacagattCATCTATTGAATTTACAAACTTAAAATAGAGAAACTCTTTGTTAGGTTGGTAATCAGTTATCATTGTGTCAAGTCAGAAGCACAAGTTCACATGTACCTAATATATGTGTGGGTACATATGTGTTGGGTCTACATAAAAAATACATTATCATTCAATTATTACTATACATAAGCGTTGGGTCTACAAATACATAAG
This genomic interval carries:
- the LOC139898539 gene encoding L-type lectin-domain containing receptor kinase IX.1-like, translating into MILLSCLLLFFPFSKSVSFEITTFANDATNIVYSGDAAPSDDGTIHFNDVNYFTRVGQAKYADPVHIWDKKSRKLTDFTTHFIFTVDTLNASIYGDGITFFLAPETFQIPPNSAAGFLGLVNRTYTDSPLNQMIFVEFDTFVNTEWDPPTGHVSINKNSLHSANYTAWNASIHSRQRTDAWITYNSTTKILDLIWGYGDENSSLSYQVDLREVVTEWVVIGFSAATGNYVEQHTLEYWKFDSSLNIVEKSNKDSKKWKLAVALSIPLGVLIIGGIIISCVKLSKRKRKTTPEKLETVSLTSMINDDFESGSAKRFSYGDLILATNNFSNDQKLGEGGFGCVYKGFLPCQAIAIAVKKISQGSKQGKKEFMTEVKINSSLRHRNLVQLLGWCHDETQFLLVYEYMPNGSLDSHLFGQKNGLKWDVRYKIAMGLASALLYLHEEWKQCVVHRDIKPSNIMLDSSFNVKLGDFGLARFMEHELGPQTTGLAGTLGYMAPEYITTGKASKESDVYSFGVVALEIACGRKVMDGSDWNFDLGLVKRVWDLYGKGELLSCVDPLLGDEYDVDEIECLMMVGLWCAHPDQSKRPSIRQAMQVLKFEGQLPNLPKNMPVAMYYSAPDIVPQFGSHAATMTNTSIDLAR